A window of the Deltaproteobacteria bacterium genome harbors these coding sequences:
- a CDS encoding carbon-nitrogen hydrolase, which translates to MSRVRRIGLVQQAVGDDPERNLLRAEQAIREAASRGAELVCLQELFRTRYFCQREDAALFDLAESIPGPTTERMSKLAADCGVVLVVPVFERRAAGLYHNSAIVIERDGTIRGHYRKMHIPDDPLFYEKFYFAPGDLGFHCIDTSVGRIGVLICWDQWFPEAARLMAMDGAELLFYPTAIAYLDGETDEENAAMRESWLTVQRGHAIANGVFVCAANRVGREERLRFWGSSFVADPRGQLIAQADDSSEQVLVVECDLARIESQRRGWPFLRDRRIDAYGELLSRFRR; encoded by the coding sequence GTGAGCAGGGTCCGGCGCATCGGTCTGGTTCAGCAGGCGGTCGGCGACGACCCGGAGCGGAATCTGCTGCGCGCGGAGCAGGCGATCCGCGAAGCGGCTTCGCGCGGAGCGGAGCTGGTCTGCCTGCAGGAGCTCTTCCGCACCCGCTACTTCTGTCAGCGCGAGGACGCCGCGCTCTTCGACCTGGCCGAGTCGATTCCGGGACCGACGACCGAGCGAATGTCCAAGCTCGCGGCCGACTGCGGCGTCGTGCTGGTCGTGCCCGTCTTCGAGCGCCGCGCCGCGGGGCTGTACCACAACTCCGCGATCGTGATCGAGCGTGACGGGACGATCCGCGGTCACTACCGGAAGATGCACATCCCCGACGATCCGCTGTTCTACGAGAAGTTCTACTTCGCGCCCGGCGATCTCGGCTTCCACTGCATCGACACGTCCGTGGGCCGGATCGGCGTGCTGATCTGTTGGGACCAGTGGTTCCCCGAGGCCGCGCGACTCATGGCGATGGACGGCGCGGAGCTGCTCTTCTACCCGACCGCGATCGCGTATCTCGATGGCGAGACCGACGAGGAGAACGCGGCGATGCGCGAGTCGTGGCTCACGGTGCAGCGCGGCCACGCGATCGCGAACGGCGTGTTCGTCTGCGCCGCGAACCGGGTGGGCCGCGAGGAGCGGTTGCGCTTCTGGGGCAGCTCCTTCGTCGCGGATCCGCGCGGCCAGCTGATCGCGCAGGCCGACGATTCGTCCGAGCAGGTGCTCGTGGTCGAGTGCGACCTGGCGCGAATCGAGAGCCAGCGGCGCGGCTGGCCGTTCCTGCGCGACCGCCGCATCGACGCGTACGGCGAGCTGCTCTCGCGCTTCCGCCGCTAG
- a CDS encoding pyridoxamine 5'-phosphate oxidase family protein gives METSTMAELAPTPRTRVKRLPQRGSYDREVLNAILDEGFLCHVAFLYEGQARVIPTIYARGGDFLYLHGARANRMLNAMIEPGHDACLSVTHVDALVLARSAFHHSVNYRSAVVYGQAEEVTDPDEKREALRLLVEQVMAGRSKDVRGPNAAELKQTLVVKLPIAEASAKIRAHGVVDDEADMGLGCWAGLLPIQTRYGPPVRDPALAEEIPLPGYLDGYSRAPR, from the coding sequence ATGGAGACGTCAACCATGGCCGAGCTCGCCCCCACCCCACGGACCCGAGTCAAGCGGCTGCCGCAGCGCGGCAGCTACGACCGCGAGGTGCTGAATGCGATCCTCGACGAGGGCTTCCTGTGCCACGTCGCGTTCCTGTACGAGGGGCAGGCCCGCGTGATTCCGACCATCTACGCGCGCGGCGGCGATTTCCTGTACCTGCACGGCGCGCGCGCGAACCGGATGCTGAACGCGATGATCGAGCCCGGTCACGACGCCTGCCTCTCGGTCACGCACGTCGACGCGCTGGTGCTGGCGCGCTCCGCGTTCCACCACTCCGTGAACTACCGCTCCGCGGTGGTCTACGGCCAGGCGGAAGAGGTCACGGACCCGGACGAGAAGCGCGAGGCGCTGCGGCTGCTGGTCGAGCAGGTGATGGCCGGCCGCTCGAAGGACGTGCGCGGCCCGAACGCCGCGGAGCTGAAGCAGACGCTGGTCGTGAAGCTCCCGATCGCGGAGGCCTCGGCGAAGATCCGCGCGCACGGCGTGGTCGACGACGAGGCCGACATGGGACTGGGCTGTTGGGCGGGCCTGCTGCCGATCCAGACCCGCTACGGGCCGCCGGTCCGCGACCCCGCGCTCGCCGAGGAGATCCCGCTGCCGGGATACCTAGACGGCTACTCACGGGCGCCGCGCTAG
- a CDS encoding agmatine deiminase family protein: MTARLHMPAEWEPHQATWLAWPHAITTWPGCLDAAEREFELLVRTLARFERVELVVQSEAQRARIEARLGEVARGDALRLHVIATNDVWMRDIGPTFVRGPDGLVALDWTFDAWGGKYPPWDRDDAVAARVAELAGVRRERPGIVLEGGAIEVDGEGTLLATEPTLLDPKRNPGIDRARIEALLLELLGVEKTIWLGDGIEGDDTDGHIDDIARFVAPGRVVCAREPDPSDPNHRPLEDCIARLRAATDARGRSLEVIDLPMPPPVRADGDRLPASYANFYVANRAVLVPVFDAPSDRKALDVLRAVFPGREIAGIPSRALVRGLGAVHCLTQQQPR, from the coding sequence ATGACGGCGCGCCTGCACATGCCCGCCGAATGGGAGCCGCACCAGGCCACCTGGCTCGCCTGGCCGCACGCGATCACGACCTGGCCGGGCTGCCTCGACGCGGCCGAGCGCGAGTTCGAGCTGCTGGTCCGCACGCTGGCGCGCTTCGAGCGCGTGGAGCTCGTGGTCCAGAGCGAGGCACAGCGCGCCCGGATCGAGGCTCGCCTGGGCGAGGTCGCCCGCGGTGACGCGCTGCGCCTGCACGTGATCGCGACCAACGACGTCTGGATGCGCGACATCGGCCCGACCTTCGTTCGCGGCCCGGACGGCCTGGTCGCGCTCGACTGGACCTTCGACGCCTGGGGCGGCAAGTACCCGCCGTGGGACCGCGACGACGCGGTCGCGGCGCGCGTCGCCGAGCTCGCGGGAGTGCGCCGCGAGCGGCCCGGGATCGTGCTCGAGGGCGGCGCGATCGAGGTCGACGGCGAGGGCACGCTGCTCGCGACCGAGCCGACGCTTCTCGATCCGAAGCGGAACCCCGGCATCGATCGGGCCAGGATCGAAGCGCTCCTGCTCGAGCTACTCGGCGTAGAGAAGACCATCTGGCTCGGCGACGGAATCGAGGGCGACGACACCGACGGGCACATCGACGACATCGCCCGCTTCGTCGCACCCGGCCGCGTGGTCTGCGCCCGCGAGCCCGACCCGAGCGACCCGAACCACCGGCCGCTCGAGGACTGCATCGCGCGCCTGCGCGCGGCGACCGACGCCCGGGGTCGCTCGCTCGAGGTGATCGACCTGCCGATGCCGCCGCCGGTTCGCGCGGACGGCGACCGGCTCCCGGCGAGCTACGCGAACTTCTACGTCGCAAATCGGGCGGTGCTGGTGCCCGTCTTCGACGCGCCCTCCGACCGGAAGGCGCTCGATGTGCTCCGCGCGGTCTTCCCGGGGCGGGAGATCGCGGGCATTCCCTCGCGCGCGCTGGTTCGAGGGCTCGGCGCGGTGCACTGCCTGACGCAGCAGCAGCCCCGCTAG
- a CDS encoding pyridoxamine 5'-phosphate oxidase family protein: MTRDEQLETIRRVLRSESLAVFSFAGPEAGDPPYSSVMFFAEDDPARLIFGTSPGSMKRRYLRGGNGACAQIDTRGVGLSNMSRFARVTIQGRLQQIESEPERARAIERYVAKLPDAKVFIARPGVEMYLLEPSHAVCARGLLERFEVDFPADAARE, encoded by the coding sequence ATGACCCGGGACGAGCAGCTCGAGACGATCCGACGGGTTCTCCGCAGCGAGAGCCTCGCGGTCTTCTCGTTCGCAGGTCCCGAGGCGGGGGATCCGCCGTACAGCTCGGTCATGTTCTTCGCCGAGGACGACCCGGCGCGCCTGATCTTCGGCACCAGCCCCGGGTCGATGAAGCGGCGCTACCTCCGCGGCGGAAACGGCGCCTGCGCGCAGATCGACACCCGTGGCGTCGGGCTTTCGAACATGAGCCGGTTCGCCCGCGTGACGATCCAGGGGCGGCTGCAGCAAATCGAGTCGGAGCCTGAGCGCGCGCGGGCGATCGAGCGCTACGTCGCGAAGCTGCCCGACGCGAAGGTCTTCATCGCGCGCCCCGGGGTCGAGATGTACCTGCTCGAGCCGAGCCATGCGGTCTGCGCGCGCGGACTGCTCGAGCGCTTCGAGGTCGACTTCCCCGCAGACGCGGCTCGGGAATAG
- a CDS encoding MFS transporter: MRARAAKPRAVCVRAEPGPRPRRAELGGARLEERGASARRHPRAARVRDRAPLRARRASARRPARRARVRGRGARPRGRADGRRRVHARVLRREAGPASGAGPHVRESRLEAAVLSRRRGHRGAREPTRCATRSRGARSALRPRLAGSRRRGRSSPARGRGRVRERGAIRPQAGYAGLHGRERDPWGRDARDRALERVKDRGVPSYLRRSREGPLSFRTKLYQGIGAVPDTVKNWTFNTFLLLYYNQILGVDPNRVSIALAVAIVFDAITDPVVASLSDNLSTRWGRRHPLMLIGALPLGAALYLVFVPPSGLGETGLVLWLGGFAMLTRGLMTLFFVPWAAIAAELSDDYAARTSVMSHRFAAGWTIGVAFPLFVFSFVMRATPEQPVGQLNPAHYPTMALCAGILLTSGALATTLLSLREIPYLRQHAVTPEGFSLKGTVRELLRALSNRQFALIFVIVLISSAISGTTANIQIYMTTYFWGLTGEDLRWFALVSVGALAAFPLVAASQRRWDKKHVLLVCASINVIDGVTLVSLRFLDVLPANGDPRLLGILVGMGVFGAGISVVQGIIGASLVADVLDDHELRTHYRQEAMFSAALSFSGKAVSGIGIVLGGLILGMIDLPRAAAPAEVPADTILRLGVVVGICLPLLHVIPISLITRYRLTREAHAEIRRALSRRQAGAD, encoded by the coding sequence GTGCGCGCGCGAGCTGCGAAGCCGAGGGCTGTCTGCGTCCGAGCCGAACCCGGGCCGCGGCCGCGACGAGCAGAGCTCGGCGGAGCGCGCCTGGAAGAACGTGGTGCTTCCGCCCGGCGACACCCGCGGGCCGCTCGTGTTCGCGATCGAGCACCTCTCCGCGCCCGACGCGCTTCCGCTCGTCGCCCCGCACGTCGCGCGCGAGTCCGCGGTCGCGGCGCTCGACCACGTGGTCGTGCAGACGGCCGACGTCGAGTCCACGCGCGCGTTCTACGGCGAGAAGCTGGGCCTGCGTCTGGCGCTGGACCGCACGTTCGAGAATCGCGGCTTGAGGCTGCTGTTCTTTCGCGTCGGCGGGGTCACCGTGGAGCTCGCGAGCCGACTCGATGCGCCACCCGATCGCGAGGCGCGCGATCGGCTCTTCGGCCTCGCCTGGCAGGTTCCCGACGCCGAGGCCGCTCGAGCCCGGCTCGTGGCCGCGGGCGTGTCCGCGAGCGCGGTGCGATCCGGCCACAAGCCGGGTACGCGGGTCTTCACGGTCGAGAGCGGGACCCATGGGGTCGCGACGCTCGTGATCGAGCCCTCGAGCGCGTGAAGGATCGAGGCGTCCCGAGCTACCTCCGCCGCTCGCGCGAAGGCCCGCTTTCGTTTCGCACCAAGCTCTACCAGGGAATCGGAGCGGTTCCCGACACGGTGAAGAACTGGACCTTCAACACCTTCCTGCTCCTCTACTACAATCAGATTCTCGGCGTCGATCCGAATCGCGTGTCGATCGCGCTCGCCGTCGCGATCGTCTTCGACGCGATCACCGACCCGGTCGTCGCCTCGCTCTCCGACAATCTCTCGACGCGTTGGGGACGCCGGCATCCGCTGATGCTGATCGGCGCGCTCCCGCTCGGCGCCGCTCTCTACCTGGTGTTCGTGCCGCCGTCGGGACTCGGCGAGACGGGTCTCGTGCTCTGGCTCGGCGGCTTCGCGATGCTCACCCGCGGACTGATGACGCTCTTCTTCGTGCCCTGGGCGGCGATAGCGGCCGAGCTCTCCGACGACTACGCCGCGCGAACCAGCGTGATGTCGCACCGCTTCGCGGCGGGCTGGACGATCGGGGTGGCCTTCCCGCTGTTCGTGTTCAGCTTCGTCATGCGCGCCACGCCCGAGCAGCCGGTCGGACAGCTGAACCCCGCCCACTACCCGACGATGGCGCTCTGCGCGGGCATCCTGCTCACGTCCGGCGCTCTCGCGACGACGCTCCTCTCGCTGCGCGAGATTCCCTACCTGCGCCAGCACGCGGTCACACCCGAGGGATTCAGCCTGAAGGGAACCGTTCGCGAGCTGCTGCGCGCGCTCTCCAACCGACAATTCGCGCTGATCTTCGTGATCGTCCTGATCTCGTCGGCGATCAGCGGCACCACGGCCAACATCCAGATCTACATGACGACCTACTTCTGGGGGCTGACCGGCGAGGACCTGCGCTGGTTCGCTCTGGTGTCGGTCGGGGCGCTCGCGGCGTTTCCGCTCGTCGCTGCCTCGCAAAGGCGATGGGACAAGAAGCACGTCCTCTTGGTCTGCGCCTCGATCAACGTGATCGACGGCGTCACGCTGGTGTCGCTCCGCTTCCTCGACGTGCTGCCCGCGAACGGCGATCCGCGGCTCCTGGGCATCCTGGTCGGAATGGGAGTCTTCGGCGCCGGGATCTCCGTCGTTCAGGGCATCATCGGCGCGTCGCTGGTCGCCGACGTTCTCGACGATCACGAGCTCCGCACCCACTACCGCCAGGAGGCGATGTTCAGCGCCGCGCTCTCGTTCTCGGGCAAAGCGGTCTCCGGGATCGGCATCGTCCTCGGCGGGCTCATTCTCGGCATGATCGATCTGCCGCGCGCCGCGGCTCCGGCCGAGGTTCCGGCCGACACGATCCTGCGTCTGGGCGTGGTCGTCGGGATCTGTCTTCCGCTGCTGCACGTGATCCCGATCAGCCTGATCACGCGCTACCGGCTGACACGCGAGGCGCACGCCGAGATCCGGCGCGCGCTCTCTCGGCGTCAGGCCGGCGCCGACTAG
- the topB gene encoding DNA topoisomerase III, with product MAKSLVITEKPSVARDIVAVLGGFTEHDGFWESDDFVVTFSVGHIVELLSPEDVDPLYKRWTLDTLPILPGEFKLKPKSGQSERIRTIKKLLSRKDVDFVVNACDAGREGELIFREILEYLECDKPTKRLWLQSMTPASIRAGFAALVDGSRYDGLGAAASCRSKSDWLIGMNATRALTRRLKARKEKTAWSAGRVQTPTLAILVDRELEILAHVPRPYWQLEGRFRAGDHEYAGTWFDPEFRAPEGEERENRDDRIFEEARANRLIETTRGKPAVASETRKPSRETAPPLFDLTSLQREANRRFGWSARRTLNAAQRCYEAHKLLTYPRTDSRCLPNDYRANVDEVLRAFAQTGPFQAEATHLIEKGLENTERTFDDTKVSDHFAIIPTGRLPESSLSGDDERLFDLVSRRFLANFYEPAVWNRVERVTEVAGQEFRSRSRTLDEPGWRSVLGQVEQDEQLLPPLVAGANEAEGVGVSVLGVELEADKTKPPARITEARLLSLMESAGSDIEEEEIAAAISEKGIGTPATRADVIENLIAKSYLVRASKSLRPTVKGIRLVDVLRRIHIDRLASPKLTGELEFDLRQVEHGAMRAEQFMEEIVAYTRQITDVAKTFQYEDLYPDEEPLGACPLCGKPVYERSWFYRCLEVPGVSADDDCRMRIWKDKSGRYMDRQTVRTLLEKGETEELEGFAARDGRTYSARLTLEDGEVVLHPIAGSSSERVSETPEYEVDEEPLGPCPMGCGSQVVETPTHFQCQAGSAKQAENEAKARDFEAAHTEAGKRRKRYKVPDEDKPCGFLIPRTVCKREITRDEAMKILGPERKTDLLTDFTSRFGRPFSAILFLKENGRHGFEFAPRQPRGKAAETEEAEPAAGAEPGAEAAAPKKARAAKKTKAAPRAKAAAVKPPAKKASRKKA from the coding sequence TTGGCAAAGTCACTCGTGATCACGGAGAAGCCCAGCGTCGCCCGCGACATCGTCGCGGTGCTCGGCGGCTTCACGGAGCACGACGGATTCTGGGAGTCGGACGACTTCGTCGTCACGTTCTCGGTGGGGCACATCGTCGAGCTGCTCTCCCCCGAGGATGTCGACCCGCTCTACAAGCGCTGGACCCTGGACACCCTTCCGATCCTGCCCGGCGAGTTCAAGCTGAAGCCGAAGTCCGGGCAGTCCGAGCGCATCCGCACGATCAAGAAGCTGCTCTCGCGCAAGGATGTCGACTTCGTCGTGAACGCCTGCGACGCCGGGCGCGAGGGCGAGCTGATCTTCCGCGAGATCCTCGAGTACCTGGAGTGCGACAAGCCCACCAAGCGCCTGTGGCTGCAGTCGATGACTCCTGCGTCGATCCGCGCGGGCTTTGCGGCGCTCGTGGATGGTTCGAGGTACGACGGGCTGGGCGCCGCCGCCTCGTGCCGCTCGAAATCGGACTGGCTGATCGGCATGAACGCGACCCGCGCGCTCACGCGGCGACTCAAGGCCCGCAAGGAGAAGACCGCCTGGTCGGCGGGGCGCGTGCAGACGCCGACGCTGGCGATCCTGGTCGACCGCGAGCTCGAGATCCTCGCGCACGTTCCGAGGCCCTACTGGCAGCTCGAGGGGCGCTTTCGCGCTGGCGATCACGAGTACGCGGGCACGTGGTTCGATCCGGAGTTCCGCGCGCCCGAGGGCGAGGAGCGGGAGAACCGCGACGATCGGATCTTCGAAGAGGCGCGAGCGAACCGGCTGATCGAGACCACCCGCGGCAAGCCGGCCGTGGCGAGCGAGACGCGCAAGCCGAGCCGCGAGACGGCCCCGCCGCTCTTCGACCTGACCAGCCTGCAGCGCGAGGCGAACCGGCGCTTCGGCTGGTCGGCGCGCCGCACGCTGAACGCCGCGCAGCGCTGCTACGAGGCGCACAAGCTGCTCACCTACCCGCGCACCGACTCGCGCTGCCTCCCCAACGACTACCGCGCGAACGTCGACGAGGTTCTGCGCGCCTTCGCGCAGACCGGCCCGTTCCAGGCCGAGGCGACCCACCTGATCGAGAAGGGGCTCGAGAACACCGAGCGCACCTTCGACGACACGAAGGTCTCCGACCACTTCGCGATCATCCCGACCGGCAGACTGCCCGAGTCGAGTCTCTCGGGCGACGACGAGCGCCTCTTCGATCTGGTCTCGCGCCGCTTCCTCGCGAACTTCTACGAGCCCGCGGTCTGGAACCGCGTCGAGCGCGTGACCGAGGTCGCGGGACAGGAATTCCGCTCGCGCTCTCGCACGCTCGACGAGCCCGGTTGGCGTTCCGTGCTCGGGCAGGTGGAGCAGGACGAGCAGCTTCTGCCGCCGCTGGTCGCGGGCGCGAACGAGGCCGAGGGCGTGGGCGTCTCGGTTCTCGGCGTCGAGCTCGAGGCCGACAAGACCAAGCCGCCCGCGCGGATCACGGAAGCGCGCCTTCTCTCGCTGATGGAGTCGGCGGGAAGCGACATCGAGGAAGAGGAGATCGCGGCGGCGATCTCCGAGAAGGGCATCGGGACCCCGGCGACGCGCGCGGACGTGATCGAGAATCTGATCGCCAAGAGCTATCTGGTGCGCGCGAGCAAGTCGCTGCGCCCGACCGTGAAGGGAATCCGGCTCGTCGACGTCCTGCGCCGGATCCACATCGACCGGCTCGCCTCGCCCAAGCTCACCGGCGAGCTCGAGTTCGACCTGCGACAGGTCGAGCACGGCGCGATGCGCGCCGAGCAGTTCATGGAGGAGATCGTCGCGTACACGCGACAGATCACCGACGTCGCCAAGACCTTCCAGTACGAGGACCTGTACCCGGACGAGGAGCCGCTGGGCGCCTGCCCGCTCTGCGGCAAGCCGGTGTACGAGCGATCGTGGTTCTACCGCTGTCTCGAGGTTCCGGGCGTGTCCGCCGACGACGACTGTCGGATGCGGATCTGGAAGGACAAGTCGGGCCGCTACATGGACCGGCAGACCGTGCGCACGCTGCTCGAGAAGGGCGAGACCGAGGAGCTCGAGGGCTTCGCCGCGCGCGACGGACGCACCTACAGCGCGCGGCTCACGCTCGAAGACGGCGAGGTCGTGCTCCACCCGATCGCGGGAAGCTCGAGCGAACGGGTCAGCGAGACACCCGAGTACGAGGTCGACGAGGAGCCGCTCGGGCCGTGTCCGATGGGCTGCGGCAGTCAGGTCGTCGAGACTCCGACCCACTTCCAGTGTCAGGCGGGAAGCGCGAAGCAGGCCGAGAACGAGGCGAAGGCGCGTGACTTCGAAGCGGCCCACACCGAAGCCGGCAAGCGCCGCAAGCGCTACAAGGTTCCGGACGAGGACAAGCCCTGCGGCTTCCTGATTCCGCGCACCGTGTGCAAGCGCGAGATCACCCGCGACGAGGCGATGAAGATCCTCGGACCCGAGCGGAAGACCGATCTTCTGACCGACTTCACGTCGCGATTCGGTCGGCCCTTCTCCGCGATCCTGTTCCTGAAGGAGAACGGCAGGCACGGCTTCGAGTTCGCGCCGCGACAGCCGCGAGGCAAGGCGGCGGAGACCGAAGAGGCCGAGCCCGCAGCCGGAGCGGAGCCCGGCGCGGAAGCGGCTGCACCGAAGAAGGCGCGAGCCGCGAAAAAGACGAAGGCGGCCCCGCGCGCGAAGGCGGCCGCAGTGAAGCCCCCCGCCAAGAAGGCCTCGCGGAAGAAGGCGTGA
- a CDS encoding VOC family protein: MLHSLDHLIVGVRDLEAATAAYTTLLGREPSWRGAHPGMGTANALFRLSNTYLELLAAVSDGPTAAMLRARLDSEGEGLIGLAFGTDDAEACARELRSRGLSASEPNPGRGRDEQSSAERAWKNVVLPPGDTRGPLVFAIEHLSAPDALPLVAPHVARESAVAALDHVVVQTADVESTRAFYGEKLGLRLALDRTFENRGLRLLFFRVGGVTVELASRLDAPPDREARDRLFGLAWQVPDAEAARARLVAAGVSASAVRSGHKPGTRVFTVESGTHGVATLVIEPSSA, translated from the coding sequence ATGCTGCACTCGCTCGACCACCTGATCGTCGGCGTGCGCGATCTCGAAGCGGCGACCGCGGCCTACACCACGCTTCTCGGTCGCGAGCCGTCGTGGCGCGGCGCGCACCCTGGAATGGGCACGGCGAACGCGCTGTTCCGCCTCTCGAACACCTATCTCGAGCTGCTCGCAGCGGTCTCGGACGGGCCGACCGCCGCGATGCTCCGCGCGCGGCTCGACTCGGAAGGCGAGGGTCTGATCGGCCTGGCCTTCGGCACCGACGATGCCGAGGCGTGCGCGCGCGAGCTGCGAAGCCGAGGGCTGTCTGCGTCCGAGCCGAACCCGGGCCGCGGCCGCGACGAGCAGAGCTCGGCGGAGCGCGCCTGGAAGAACGTGGTGCTTCCGCCCGGCGACACCCGCGGGCCGCTCGTGTTCGCGATCGAGCACCTCTCCGCGCCCGACGCGCTTCCGCTCGTCGCCCCGCACGTCGCGCGCGAGTCCGCGGTCGCGGCGCTCGACCACGTGGTCGTGCAGACGGCCGACGTCGAGTCCACGCGCGCGTTCTACGGCGAGAAGCTGGGCCTGCGTCTGGCGCTGGACCGCACGTTCGAGAATCGCGGCTTGAGGCTGCTGTTCTTTCGCGTCGGCGGGGTCACCGTGGAGCTCGCGAGCCGACTCGATGCGCCACCCGATCGCGAGGCGCGCGATCGGCTCTTCGGCCTCGCCTGGCAGGTTCCCGACGCCGAGGCCGCTCGAGCCCGGCTCGTGGCCGCGGGCGTGTCCGCGAGCGCGGTGCGATCCGGCCACAAGCCGGGTACGCGGGTCTTCACGGTCGAGAGCGGGACCCATGGGGTCGCGACGCTCGTGATCGAGCCCTCGAGCGCGTGA
- a CDS encoding aminotransferase class I/II-fold pyridoxal phosphate-dependent enzyme, whose protein sequence is MLQNNTESVLAQHITGKTAVEIASSVETALRDGALGSGAKLPTVRELATRLRVSPTTVASAYRTLRLRGLVVAQGRRGSAISHHPPIAQARAAARLPAHAVDLASGNPDPALLPDLGPALRGIDAGSMLYGGDLCDPGLMRIARRALVADGIPADSLTVVSGALDGIERALAAWLRPGDRVGVEDPGFPAVFHLVSALGLVPVPIEIDDAGPKPGATERALRSGLAALVVTTRAQNPFGSALDDRRARELRGLLRAHPGTLVLEDDHGGSVAGATARTLCSSGVERFAIVRSVSKALGPDLRVAFLACDEATLARVEGRLALGMRWVSHLLQRTVAALLGDKGVQRGLREADRTYTERRRALLEALAERGLAAFGRSGMNVWVPVPDEDAAASALLAAGFAVSTGARFRIHSAPALRITTASLRRDDAAAVADALSLALRPARRTLSA, encoded by the coding sequence TTGTTACAGAACAATACAGAGTCTGTACTGGCACAGCATATCACAGGGAAGACCGCCGTCGAGATCGCTTCGAGCGTGGAGACCGCGCTGCGGGACGGCGCGCTCGGCTCGGGCGCGAAGCTGCCCACGGTGAGGGAGCTCGCGACGCGCCTGCGCGTCAGTCCGACGACCGTCGCGTCGGCCTACCGCACGCTGCGCCTGCGCGGCCTGGTGGTGGCGCAGGGCCGGCGCGGATCCGCGATCAGCCATCACCCGCCGATCGCGCAGGCGCGCGCGGCCGCGCGTCTGCCCGCGCACGCCGTGGACCTGGCCAGCGGAAATCCCGATCCGGCGCTGCTGCCCGATCTGGGACCCGCGCTGCGCGGAATCGATGCCGGCTCGATGCTCTACGGCGGGGATCTCTGCGACCCGGGCCTGATGCGGATCGCGCGCCGGGCGCTGGTCGCGGACGGAATTCCCGCCGACTCGCTCACCGTGGTGAGCGGCGCGCTCGACGGGATCGAACGCGCCCTCGCCGCGTGGCTCCGGCCCGGAGACCGGGTCGGCGTCGAGGACCCCGGCTTTCCCGCCGTCTTCCATCTGGTCTCCGCGCTCGGCCTGGTGCCGGTCCCGATCGAGATCGACGACGCGGGACCGAAGCCCGGGGCGACCGAGCGTGCGCTGCGCTCGGGCCTCGCGGCGCTGGTCGTCACGACCCGGGCGCAGAATCCGTTCGGCTCCGCTCTCGACGACCGACGCGCGCGCGAACTCCGCGGTCTGCTCCGCGCGCACCCGGGCACGCTCGTGCTGGAAGACGACCACGGCGGCAGCGTCGCGGGCGCCACCGCGCGAACGCTCTGCTCGAGCGGCGTAGAGCGCTTCGCGATCGTGCGATCGGTCTCGAAGGCGCTCGGCCCCGACCTCCGGGTCGCGTTCCTGGCCTGTGACGAGGCGACCCTCGCGCGCGTCGAGGGCCGCCTCGCTCTGGGCATGCGCTGGGTCAGCCATCTGCTGCAGCGCACGGTCGCCGCGCTGCTCGGCGACAAGGGCGTGCAGCGCGGTCTGCGCGAGGCGGATCGAACCTACACCGAACGGAGACGCGCGCTCCTGGAGGCGCTCGCGGAGCGCGGCCTCGCGGCGTTCGGACGCTCGGGTATGAACGTCTGGGTGCCGGTTCCCGACGAGGACGCCGCCGCGAGCGCGCTGCTCGCGGCGGGCTTCGCGGTCTCGACCGGGGCCCGCTTCCGCATCCACAGCGCGCCCGCGCTCCGGATCACGACCGCCTCGCTTCGCCGCGACGACGCGGCCGCCGTCGCGGATGCGCTGTCACTCGCGCTTCGCCCCGCGCGACGGACTCTCTCCGCCTGA